One region of Polaribacter pectinis genomic DNA includes:
- a CDS encoding cell envelope biogenesis protein OmpA — MKKPAADNKKDNRFELLRELLLEDDREKFEALSEEIIQKEKFSKKVSPLVDEKIEDLRENFPKYFGGTITETIKVQIRDSQDEVVEALYPIMGKLVKKAIVSEITKLSDSINKTVKEKFSIQEIIKRFFKGKKNDANVVLNEVFEATIEEVFIIEKDSGLLSGSYSRGNIADKDMVSGMLTAIKSFAEDAFSKEGQDLEDIKFETFQLSIQNFKSIYIATATSGVITREFKEGLSEKINNLAEIILRDRTYLSDEERLNTLIFQQLIEE; from the coding sequence ATGAAGAAACCAGCTGCAGATAACAAAAAAGACAATCGTTTTGAGCTGCTTAGAGAACTTCTGTTAGAAGACGATAGAGAAAAATTTGAAGCACTTAGTGAAGAAATTATCCAAAAGGAAAAATTTTCTAAAAAAGTGTCACCTCTTGTAGATGAAAAAATTGAAGACCTTCGTGAAAACTTCCCAAAATATTTTGGAGGCACCATAACAGAAACTATTAAAGTACAAATTAGAGATTCTCAAGACGAAGTTGTAGAAGCCTTATACCCAATTATGGGTAAATTGGTTAAGAAAGCTATTGTTAGTGAAATAACAAAGTTGTCTGACAGCATTAATAAAACAGTAAAAGAAAAATTTTCTATTCAAGAGATTATTAAAAGATTCTTTAAAGGGAAGAAAAACGACGCAAATGTTGTTTTAAATGAAGTTTTTGAAGCTACCATAGAAGAAGTTTTTATTATCGAAAAAGATTCAGGATTGCTTTCAGGTAGTTATTCTCGAGGTAATATTGCAGATAAAGATATGGTTTCTGGCATGCTAACAGCCATTAAATCTTTTGCAGAAGATGCTTTTTCTAAAGAAGGTCAAGATTTAGAAGATATTAAATTCGAAACCTTTCAACTTTCCATTCAAAATTTTAAAAGCATTTATATTGCTACTGCAACTTCAGGTGTAATAACTAGAGAATTTAAAGAAGGCTTATCAGAAAAAATAAATAATTTGGCTGAAATTATTTTAAGAGATCGTACTTATTTATCTGATGAAGAACGTTTAAATACATTAATTTTTCAGCAATTAATCGAAGAATAA
- a CDS encoding MBL fold metallo-hydrolase, with protein MNLDKKLLKITFLGTGTSQGIPMIASKDPVCLSNDIKDKRLRSSILISWDDCAYVIDCGPDFRQQMLRENVQSINGVLFTHEHSDHTAGLDDLRPFCYQIGEMPIYLDKRTLQSLEQRFQYIFSKENRYPGAPSVTPFLVDESQFSIQDVVVTPIEVLHGNLPVTGYRIEDVAYLTDVKSIEAKEKEKLKKLDVLIVNALRIEAHPTHFNLEEALDFVKELKPKKTYFTHISHKLGFHEAVSKKLPKNVFLAYDGLKIEV; from the coding sequence ATGAATTTAGATAAAAAACTGTTAAAAATTACTTTTTTAGGAACTGGGACTTCACAAGGAATTCCTATGATTGCTAGTAAAGATCCTGTTTGTTTATCTAATGATATTAAAGACAAGCGTTTACGTTCTTCAATTTTAATTTCTTGGGATGATTGTGCGTATGTTATAGATTGTGGCCCAGATTTTAGACAACAAATGTTGCGAGAAAATGTACAGTCTATAAACGGTGTTTTATTTACTCATGAACATTCAGATCATACTGCGGGTTTAGATGATTTACGTCCTTTTTGTTACCAAATAGGAGAGATGCCAATTTATTTAGACAAAAGAACATTACAGAGTTTAGAGCAACGTTTTCAGTATATTTTTTCAAAAGAAAATAGATATCCAGGAGCGCCAAGTGTTACTCCTTTTTTGGTTGATGAATCTCAATTTTCAATACAAGATGTTGTGGTTACTCCAATTGAAGTTTTGCATGGAAACCTACCAGTTACGGGTTATAGAATTGAAGATGTAGCCTATTTAACAGATGTTAAAAGTATTGAAGCAAAAGAGAAAGAAAAATTAAAAAAATTAGATGTTCTTATTGTAAATGCTTTAAGAATAGAAGCACATCCAACCCACTTTAATTTAGAAGAAGCACTTGATTTTGTTAAAGAATTGAAGCCTAAAAAAACATATTTTACACATATTAGCCATAAATTAGGTTTTCATGAAGCAGTTTCTAAAAAACTACCAAAAAATGTGTTTTTAGCTTATGATGGTTTAAAAATTGAGGTTTAG
- a CDS encoding TonB-dependent receptor, with protein sequence MAISLRGDQEISSVQTTKSKALRINLNTDIYGTFAEIGAGQETARNFFRSGAASGTIAKAMSAYDKDFSDAIYGIEEDKRYVTQPRLKKMLGHEIDLMEDRLSRQKHPDKLFFSYANTVTTIDFARKFKGHGWVGIRFQLDPLEGYNEIVLHLRFKETDARLQQETLGILGVNLIYGAFYLNDNPKELVKSFYDNLNNDQLEIDMINFSGPRFMYVDNRLMSLQLLKNGMTNAVMFGPDGNNLLPAQVLYKKNILALRGSFRPVTKVNMDMYEKSKKLFLAENKVEESKTQVIFEITLSNLSAEGKINERDFLDRAELLCSLGQNVMITSFQQYFKLVEYFSEFTKERMGLAMGVYNLIQIFDEKYYRNLSGGILEAFGKLFYRDLKVYMYPYHDQASGEYINSENLKVHPRMKELYKFFKNNGKLVNIDNFDPEILDIFSRTVLKMIIDGEEGWEEMLPTGIAETIKQKRLFGYSRSRVKK encoded by the coding sequence ATGGCAATTTCTTTAAGAGGTGATCAAGAAATTAGTAGTGTACAAACTACTAAAAGCAAAGCATTAAGAATTAATTTGAATACAGATATTTACGGAACCTTTGCTGAAATTGGAGCCGGACAAGAAACTGCTCGTAATTTTTTTAGATCTGGTGCAGCTTCTGGAACCATTGCTAAAGCCATGAGTGCTTATGACAAAGACTTTTCTGATGCAATTTATGGTATTGAAGAAGACAAACGTTATGTAACACAACCTCGTCTTAAAAAAATGTTAGGTCATGAGATTGACTTAATGGAGGACAGATTAAGTAGACAAAAACATCCTGATAAATTATTTTTCAGTTACGCAAATACGGTTACAACAATAGATTTTGCAAGAAAGTTTAAAGGTCATGGTTGGGTTGGTATTCGTTTTCAATTAGATCCATTAGAAGGCTATAATGAAATTGTTTTACACTTACGTTTTAAGGAAACTGATGCACGTTTACAACAAGAAACATTAGGTATACTAGGAGTAAATTTAATTTATGGTGCATTTTACTTAAATGACAATCCTAAAGAATTGGTAAAGTCGTTTTACGATAATTTAAATAATGACCAATTAGAAATTGATATGATTAATTTCTCTGGACCTCGTTTTATGTATGTAGACAACCGTTTAATGAGTTTACAATTACTTAAAAACGGAATGACTAATGCAGTAATGTTTGGCCCAGATGGTAACAATTTATTACCAGCACAAGTATTATATAAAAAGAACATATTGGCTTTAAGAGGTAGTTTTAGACCTGTTACAAAAGTAAATATGGATATGTACGAAAAATCTAAAAAACTATTTTTAGCAGAAAATAAAGTTGAAGAAAGTAAAACACAAGTTATTTTCGAAATTACATTAAGTAATTTATCCGCAGAAGGAAAAATTAATGAACGTGACTTTTTAGACAGAGCTGAATTACTTTGTTCTTTGGGACAAAATGTAATGATTACTAGTTTTCAACAATATTTTAAATTAGTAGAATATTTTAGTGAATTCACAAAAGAAAGAATGGGATTAGCAATGGGCGTTTACAACCTAATTCAAATTTTTGATGAAAAATATTACCGTAATTTAAGTGGTGGAATTTTAGAAGCTTTTGGAAAACTTTTCTACAGAGACTTAAAAGTATATATGTATCCTTATCACGACCAAGCTTCTGGAGAATATATTAATAGTGAAAACTTAAAAGTACATCCTAGAATGAAAGAACTATACAAGTTCTTTAAAAACAACGGAAAACTTGTAAATATTGATAATTTTGACCCAGAAATACTAGACATTTTCTCTAGAACTGTACTTAAAATGATTATTGATGGCGAAGAAGGTTGGGAAGAAATGTTGCCAACAGGAATTGCAGAAACCATAAAACAAAAAAGATTATTTGGATATTCTAGATCTAGAGTAAAAAAATAA
- a CDS encoding RNA polymerase sigma factor codes for MIDEAILIEQLINVQTREKAFRELISIYKERLYWHVRKIVISHDDADDVLQNTFIKIFKNIESFNQDSKLFSWMYRIATNESITFINKRAKKRNLDITDYQQEISSTLADDEFFTGDEIQIILQKAIATLPQKQQLVFNMKYFDELKYNEISEILETSVGALKASYFHAVKKIENYIKEETN; via the coding sequence TTGATAGACGAAGCCATTTTAATAGAACAACTAATAAATGTTCAAACCAGAGAAAAAGCGTTTAGAGAATTAATTTCTATTTACAAAGAACGCTTGTATTGGCATGTTCGAAAAATTGTAATATCTCATGATGATGCAGATGATGTTTTGCAGAATACTTTTATTAAAATTTTTAAAAACATAGAAAGTTTTAATCAAGATAGTAAACTGTTTTCTTGGATGTATAGAATTGCTACTAACGAATCTATTACGTTTATTAATAAAAGAGCCAAAAAAAGAAATTTAGACATTACAGATTATCAACAAGAAATCTCATCTACATTAGCAGATGATGAATTTTTTACTGGTGATGAAATTCAGATTATTCTACAAAAAGCAATTGCTACTTTACCACAAAAACAACAATTGGTTTTTAATATGAAATATTTTGATGAACTTAAATATAATGAGATTTCTGAAATACTAGAAACCTCTGTTGGAGCATTGAAAGCTTCTTATTTTCACGCAGTTAAGAAAATAGAAAACTATATAAAAGAAGAAACCAATTAA
- a CDS encoding sensor of ECF-type sigma factor: protein MKKITLLLTFIFFTNLAVNSQDKGNKGERNEKIKALKIAFLTEKLKLTTTEAQKFWPVYNKYDAKIYQLERLEKHKLVSKIRKEGGIEAISEEEAKAAFLKIKEIDSKVYSIKMEFDKKLSEIITYKKILTLKTSEKDFIRNLMKKYRKKKENKN from the coding sequence ATGAAAAAAATAACACTTTTATTAACCTTTATATTTTTCACAAATCTTGCAGTAAACTCGCAAGACAAAGGAAATAAAGGAGAAAGAAACGAAAAAATTAAAGCTCTAAAAATTGCTTTTTTAACAGAGAAGTTAAAATTAACAACTACTGAAGCTCAAAAATTTTGGCCAGTTTATAATAAGTATGATGCTAAAATTTATCAACTAGAAAGATTAGAGAAACATAAGTTAGTTTCAAAAATTAGAAAAGAAGGAGGTATAGAAGCTATTTCTGAAGAAGAAGCAAAAGCTGCTTTTCTAAAAATTAAAGAAATTGATAGTAAAGTTTACTCTATAAAAATGGAGTTTGATAAAAAACTGTCAGAAATTATTACCTACAAGAAAATTTTAACCCTAAAAACTTCTGAAAAAGATTTCATTAGAAATTTAATGAAAAAATACAGAAAAAAGAAGGAAAATAAAAATTAA
- a CDS encoding HAD family hydrolase has translation MYNNIKVIAFDADDTLWVNETYFREAENEFAELLSKYETKNKIDQELFMKEIENLKFYGYGVKGFVLSMIESALELSNYKINPKTLEKILNIGKEMLEKPIELLDGVEEVLEKLQGKYKLIVATKGDLLDQERKLEKSNLLKYFHHIEVMSDKKAKDYQKLVKHLDIHPSELLMIGNSLKSDILPLIEIGSEAIHVPFHTTWAHEEVTDEEQFTSNYKTVLNIKEVLPLF, from the coding sequence ATGTATAATAATATAAAAGTGATTGCTTTTGATGCTGATGATACTTTGTGGGTAAATGAAACGTATTTTAGAGAAGCAGAAAATGAATTTGCAGAATTGCTTTCTAAATATGAAACCAAAAATAAAATTGACCAAGAACTTTTTATGAAAGAAATAGAAAATTTAAAATTCTATGGTTATGGAGTTAAAGGTTTTGTATTGTCTATGATAGAATCTGCGTTAGAATTATCTAATTATAAAATCAACCCAAAAACTTTAGAGAAGATTTTAAATATTGGTAAAGAAATGTTAGAAAAGCCAATAGAATTATTGGATGGAGTAGAAGAGGTTTTAGAAAAGCTACAAGGAAAATATAAATTAATTGTAGCTACAAAAGGAGATTTATTAGACCAAGAAAGGAAGTTAGAAAAATCTAATTTGCTAAAATACTTTCATCATATAGAGGTAATGAGTGATAAGAAAGCAAAAGATTATCAAAAATTAGTAAAACATTTAGATATTCATCCATCAGAATTATTAATGATTGGTAATTCTTTAAAATCAGACATATTACCATTAATTGAGATTGGTTCGGAAGCAATTCATGTTCCATTTCATACAACTTGGGCTCATGAAGAAGTTACAGATGAAGAGCAATTTACATCTAATTATAAAACAGTTTTAAATATAAAAGAAGTTTTACCGCTCTTTTAA
- the kdsB gene encoding 3-deoxy-manno-octulosonate cytidylyltransferase — MKIIAMIPARYSASRFPGKLMKDLGGKSVILRTYEAALNTNLFDDVYVVTDSDIIFNVISNAGGKAIMSKKEHECGSDRIAEAVENIDADIVINVQGDEPFIDEISLSKLIDVFKNDAKKEIDLASLKVQITNKEDVENPNNVKVITDIDNLAIYFSRSVIPYHRDKEINVKYYKHKGVYAFRKQALLDFYNTPITPLEASEKIEAIRYQEIGKKIKMVETDVEAVGIDTPEDLEKAKKYLGIK, encoded by the coding sequence ATGAAGATAATTGCAATGATTCCTGCACGTTATAGTGCATCTCGTTTTCCAGGGAAATTAATGAAAGATTTAGGAGGTAAATCTGTTATTTTAAGAACTTATGAAGCTGCATTAAATACTAATTTATTTGATGATGTTTACGTAGTAACAGATTCTGACATTATTTTTAATGTAATTTCTAATGCTGGAGGAAAAGCAATTATGAGTAAGAAAGAACACGAATGTGGTTCAGACAGAATTGCAGAAGCTGTAGAAAATATAGATGCAGATATCGTAATTAATGTTCAAGGAGATGAACCATTTATAGACGAAATATCTTTATCTAAACTAATAGACGTTTTTAAAAATGATGCAAAAAAAGAAATTGATTTAGCGTCATTAAAAGTACAAATTACCAATAAAGAAGATGTCGAAAACCCTAATAATGTTAAGGTAATTACAGATATAGATAATTTAGCCATTTATTTTTCTAGAAGTGTTATTCCATATCATAGAGATAAAGAAATAAACGTAAAATATTACAAACATAAAGGTGTATATGCTTTTAGAAAGCAAGCTTTATTAGATTTTTATAATACGCCAATAACACCTTTAGAAGCTTCAGAAAAAATTGAAGCAATTAGATATCAAGAGATTGGTAAGAAAATTAAAATGGTGGAAACAGATGTGGAAGCTGTTGGAATAGATACTCCAGAAGATTTAGAGAAAGCAAAAAAATATTTAGGAATAAAATAA
- a CDS encoding lmo0937 family membrane protein gives MRSILWLVAVICIIIWVLGLLGVVTGLATGNLVHILLVIAIVVILYNIISGRKPLN, from the coding sequence ATGAGAAGTATTTTATGGCTTGTAGCCGTTATTTGTATTATTATTTGGGTATTAGGCCTTTTAGGAGTTGTTACAGGATTAGCAACAGGAAATTTAGTACATATATTATTAGTAATTGCAATTGTTGTAATTCTATACAATATAATTTCTGGACGTAAGCCCTTAAATTAA
- a CDS encoding type I phosphomannose isomerase catalytic subunit, with translation MKINQLLKFEPILKEKIWGGKKLSSILNKKSQKNNIGESWEISDVEDNVSIVSNGILKNKTLKELICTYTSNLVGEKVFKHFGQNFPLLIKFIDAKKALSIQVHPNDDLAKKRHNSFGKTEMWYVMQADKFSNLIVGFKNKSDKEEYLHHLENKSLLNILNVDEVKKGDTYFIPTGTIHAIGAGVLLAEIQQTSDITYRVYDWDRPNLDGSYRDLHTEEAIDAIDYNAKESYKSLYSKEQNSITEIVSCPYFITNVLPVFGSVSLSHKEKDSFVIYMCVEGNVEIKYENQLEQLQVGETLLVPACMKDLVITSDKKSELLEIYIK, from the coding sequence ATGAAAATAAATCAACTACTTAAATTTGAACCAATCCTAAAAGAGAAAATTTGGGGAGGAAAAAAATTATCTTCAATTTTAAATAAAAAATCACAAAAAAATAATATTGGTGAAAGTTGGGAGATTTCTGATGTAGAAGATAATGTGTCTATAGTTTCTAATGGCATTTTAAAAAACAAGACTTTAAAAGAGCTAATATGTACATATACATCTAATTTAGTAGGAGAGAAGGTTTTTAAACATTTTGGACAAAATTTTCCTCTTTTAATAAAATTTATAGACGCAAAAAAAGCCTTAAGTATTCAAGTGCACCCAAATGATGATCTAGCAAAAAAACGTCACAACTCTTTTGGTAAAACCGAAATGTGGTATGTTATGCAAGCAGATAAGTTTTCCAACTTAATTGTTGGTTTTAAAAATAAATCTGACAAAGAAGAATATTTGCACCATTTAGAAAATAAATCTTTGTTGAATATTTTAAATGTAGATGAAGTAAAAAAAGGAGACACTTATTTTATTCCTACTGGAACCATACATGCAATTGGGGCAGGGGTTTTATTAGCAGAAATTCAGCAAACTTCAGATATTACTTACAGAGTTTATGATTGGGACAGACCTAATTTAGATGGATCGTACAGAGATTTACATACAGAAGAAGCTATAGATGCCATAGATTACAATGCTAAAGAATCTTACAAATCATTATATTCTAAAGAACAAAATAGCATTACAGAAATAGTTTCATGTCCTTATTTTATTACAAATGTTTTACCTGTGTTTGGAAGTGTTTCATTAAGTCACAAAGAAAAAGATAGTTTTGTAATTTATATGTGTGTAGAAGGTAACGTGGAGATTAAATATGAAAATCAATTAGAGCAACTTCAGGTGGGAGAAACCCTATTAGTACCAGCTTGTATGAAAGATTTGGTAATTACTTCAGATAAAAAATCAGAATTATTAGAAATTTATATAAAATAA
- a CDS encoding 6-pyruvoyl trahydropterin synthase family protein, which produces MPRVSVHRKAHFNAAHRLYRKDWTDEKNTAVFSKCSNPNFHGHNYELIVSLTGEIDEETGYVFDLGVLRNHIKLEIEDAFDHKNLNVEVPEFMDLNPTAENISVVIYNKLRKLLPDHLDLKITLYETPRNFVSYSGE; this is translated from the coding sequence ATGCCTAGAGTTTCGGTTCATAGAAAAGCGCATTTTAATGCAGCTCATAGATTGTATAGAAAAGATTGGACTGACGAAAAAAACACTGCCGTTTTTAGCAAGTGTAGTAATCCTAATTTTCATGGCCATAACTATGAACTTATTGTTTCTCTAACTGGAGAAATAGATGAAGAAACTGGTTATGTGTTTGATTTGGGTGTTTTAAGAAATCATATAAAGTTAGAAATTGAAGATGCATTTGATCATAAAAACTTAAATGTTGAAGTTCCTGAATTTATGGACTTAAACCCAACTGCGGAAAATATTTCTGTTGTTATTTATAATAAATTAAGAAAATTACTTCCAGATCATTTAGATTTAAAAATTACTTTGTACGAAACTCCAAGAAATTTTGTGAGTTATTCTGGCGAGTAA
- the idi gene encoding isopentenyl-diphosphate Delta-isomerase yields the protein MEEQVVLVDEKDNKIGLMPKMEAHEKAVLHRAFSVFVFNEKGELMLQQRAASKYHSPLLWTNTCCSHQRDGEGNVEAGRRRLQEEMGFTTDLKEVFSFIYKAPFDNGLTEHELDHVLIGRFDDKPNINKEEVEDYKWMLLEDVQSDIENNPETYTAWFKIIFKESYKKLTNA from the coding sequence ATGGAAGAACAAGTTGTTTTAGTTGATGAAAAGGATAATAAAATTGGTTTAATGCCAAAAATGGAAGCACATGAAAAAGCTGTTTTACACAGGGCCTTTTCTGTATTTGTTTTTAATGAAAAAGGTGAGTTAATGTTGCAACAAAGAGCAGCTTCTAAATATCATTCGCCTTTATTATGGACTAACACATGTTGTTCTCATCAAAGAGATGGTGAGGGTAATGTTGAAGCTGGTAGAAGAAGATTGCAAGAAGAAATGGGTTTTACCACAGATTTAAAAGAGGTTTTTTCATTTATTTACAAAGCTCCTTTTGATAACGGATTAACAGAACATGAATTAGATCATGTTTTAATTGGTAGATTTGATGATAAACCAAACATTAATAAAGAAGAAGTAGAAGATTACAAATGGATGTTGTTAGAAGATGTACAGTCTGATATAGAGAACAATCCAGAAACCTACACAGCTTGGTTTAAAATTATTTTTAAAGAATCTTATAAAAAATTAACAAATGCCTAG
- a CDS encoding peptidylprolyl isomerase, protein MHRANFIFLTKIKYFNTTEIYRVAKNFVIQGGNSDETYTVKQRRLYGNYLIKPEFRNNRRHKYGALAAARQWEKNPNKLSSPFEFYMVHNRNGAHHLNNEHTVFGEVISGFDTMDKISRVKVGVDEWPTDDINITVEILD, encoded by the coding sequence ATACACAGAGCCAATTTTATCTTTCTAACAAAAATAAAATATTTTAATACAACAGAAATTTACAGAGTTGCCAAAAACTTTGTTATTCAAGGTGGAAACTCTGATGAAACCTACACAGTAAAACAAAGAAGATTGTATGGAAACTATTTAATAAAGCCAGAATTTAGAAACAATAGAAGACACAAATATGGCGCTTTAGCTGCTGCCAGACAATGGGAAAAAAATCCAAATAAATTATCAAGTCCGTTTGAATTTTACATGGTACATAACAGAAATGGCGCACATCATCTAAACAATGAGCACACAGTTTTTGGTGAAGTTATTTCTGGTTTCGATACTATGGATAAAATATCTAGAGTAAAAGTTGGTGTAGATGAATGGCCAACTGATGACATAAATATAACTGTAGAAATTTTAGATTGA
- a CDS encoding peptide chain release factor 3, which produces MSFLKEIARRRTFGIISHPDAGKTTLTEKLLLFGGAIQEAGAVKNNKIKKGATSDFMEIERQRGISVATSVLAFIYKDKKINILDTPGHKDFAEDTFRTLTAVDSVIVVIDVAKGVEPQTEKLVEVCRMRSIPMLVFINKLDREGKDAFDLLDEVEQKLGLRVTPMSFPIGMGYDFKGIYNIWEKKLNLFSGDKKQTVSEGVEFDDLSNPELDKIVGTKAADTLREEVELISEVYPDFNQEEYLKGELQPVFFGSALNNFGVKELLDAFIEIAPSPQPKKAEERLVDSKEQKMSGFVFKIHANMDPKHRDRLAFIKIVSGVFKRNSPYLHVRNGKKVKFSSPNAFFAEKKEIVDESFPGDIVGIHDTGSFKIGDTLTEGEELNFRGIPSFSPEHFRYVNNADPMKSKQLYKGLDQLMDEGVAQLFILEMNGRRVVGTVGALQFEVIQYRLEHEYGAKCTYENLSVHKACWVEPTDPKNEEFKEFKRVKQRYLAKDKQGQLVFLADSAFTMQMTQSKYPTVKLHTTSEFKK; this is translated from the coding sequence ATGAGTTTTTTAAAGGAAATAGCGCGTAGAAGAACATTTGGTATCATTTCTCATCCAGATGCAGGTAAAACTACTTTAACGGAAAAATTACTGCTTTTTGGTGGAGCAATTCAAGAAGCTGGAGCGGTAAAAAATAATAAAATAAAAAAAGGAGCAACTTCCGATTTTATGGAAATTGAGCGTCAGCGTGGAATTTCTGTAGCTACTTCTGTTTTAGCGTTTATTTATAAAGACAAAAAAATAAACATTCTAGATACTCCTGGTCACAAAGATTTTGCCGAAGATACTTTTAGAACTTTAACAGCTGTAGATAGCGTTATTGTTGTAATTGATGTTGCAAAAGGTGTAGAACCGCAAACTGAAAAATTAGTTGAAGTTTGTAGAATGCGTAGCATACCTATGTTAGTTTTCATCAATAAATTAGACAGAGAAGGTAAAGATGCTTTCGATTTGTTAGATGAAGTTGAACAAAAATTAGGTTTAAGAGTAACCCCAATGAGTTTCCCAATAGGAATGGGTTACGATTTTAAAGGAATTTATAATATTTGGGAAAAGAAATTAAACCTATTTTCGGGTGATAAAAAACAAACAGTTTCTGAAGGTGTAGAATTTGATGACCTTTCGAATCCTGAATTAGATAAAATAGTTGGTACAAAAGCAGCAGATACGTTACGTGAAGAAGTAGAATTGATTTCTGAAGTATATCCAGATTTTAACCAAGAAGAATATTTAAAAGGAGAATTACAACCTGTATTTTTTGGTTCTGCACTAAATAATTTCGGAGTAAAAGAATTGTTAGATGCATTTATTGAAATTGCGCCTTCTCCACAACCAAAGAAAGCAGAAGAGCGTTTGGTAGACTCTAAAGAGCAAAAAATGTCTGGCTTTGTGTTTAAAATCCACGCAAATATGGACCCAAAACATAGAGACAGATTAGCATTTATAAAAATTGTTTCAGGTGTTTTTAAAAGGAACTCGCCATATTTACATGTTAGAAATGGAAAAAAAGTAAAATTTTCGAGTCCAAATGCATTTTTTGCAGAGAAAAAAGAAATTGTAGATGAATCTTTTCCCGGAGATATTGTAGGAATTCACGATACTGGTAGCTTTAAAATTGGAGATACATTAACTGAAGGCGAAGAATTAAACTTCAGAGGAATTCCAAGTTTCTCTCCAGAACATTTCCGTTATGTAAATAATGCAGACCCAATGAAATCTAAACAATTGTATAAAGGTTTAGATCAATTAATGGATGAAGGTGTTGCACAATTATTCATTTTAGAAATGAACGGAAGAAGAGTTGTTGGTACTGTTGGAGCGCTTCAATTTGAGGTAATTCAATACAGATTAGAACATGAGTATGGTGCCAAATGTACTTATGAAAATTTAAGCGTTCATAAAGCTTGTTGGGTAGAACCTACAGATCCTAAAAACGAAGAGTTTAAAGAATTTAAAAGAGTTAAACAACGTTATTTGGCAAAAGACAAACAAGGTCAATTAGTGTTTTTAGCAGATTCGGCTTTTACAATGCAAATGACTCAAAGTAAGTATCCAACAGTAAAGTTGCATACTACTAGTGAGTTCAAAAAATAA